In a genomic window of Nodularia sp. LEGE 06071:
- a CDS encoding BrnT family toxin: MQFEWNKNKAASNLSKHGVSFEEAKTVFDDPLYIDFYDPDHSEDEQRYLIVGESKQRRLLIVSYTERGNSIRLISAREVTRTEREAYEE; the protein is encoded by the coding sequence ATGCAGTTTGAGTGGAACAAGAATAAGGCGGCAAGCAATTTATCAAAGCATGGAGTCTCATTTGAGGAAGCAAAAACAGTTTTTGATGATCCTCTCTACATTGACTTCTATGATCCAGACCATTCTGAGGATGAACAGCGATACCTCATTGTCGGGGAGTCGAAGCAAAGACGATTATTGATTGTGTCATACACTGAAAGAGGTAATTCAATTCGCCTGATCAGTGCCAGAGAAGTTACACGAACTGAGAGAGAAGCCTATGAAGAATGA
- a CDS encoding phage integrase N-terminal SAM-like domain-containing protein, with the protein MEQLPKKLLEQVQDVIRLKHYSYQTKKTYIYWIRRYILSKVFYSVCCTVLLWCWRWAT; encoded by the coding sequence ATGGAACAACTTCCCAAGAAACTACTAGAACAAGTACAGGATGTTATCCGACTTAAGCACTATTCTTACCAAACAAAGAAAACTTATATTTACTGGATTAGGCGATATATCCTTTCCAAAGTTTTTTATTCCGTCTGCTGTACCGTATTATTGTGGTGCTGGCGCTGGGCAACCTGA
- a CDS encoding type II toxin-antitoxin system RelE/ParE family toxin, whose protein sequence is MNYNLIIQPEAEYDIQDAFEWYESQNPGLGSEFVRAVDASLSGIGVNPFAYQVIHKQVRRVLIRRFPYVILYVFDQDTVFVLACFHAKRDPKQWLDRIE, encoded by the coding sequence ATGAACTATAATTTGATTATCCAACCAGAAGCAGAATACGATATTCAGGATGCTTTTGAGTGGTACGAATCCCAAAATCCAGGTTTGGGTTCTGAGTTTGTCCGTGCAGTCGATGCTTCTCTGTCGGGAATTGGAGTAAATCCCTTTGCTTACCAAGTCATCCACAAACAGGTAAGGCGAGTATTAATCCGACGATTTCCATACGTAATTCTCTATGTTTTTGACCAAGATACAGTTTTTGTACTTGCTTGCTTTCATGCAAAACGTGATCCAAAACAGTGGTTGGATAGAATTGAATAA
- a CDS encoding addiction module protein, giving the protein MSSHPLLKVDISELSVAERIQLAEDLWNSILEQQEEFPLSETQRQELDRRLENYQKNHANGSTWEEVKKRLGFSE; this is encoded by the coding sequence ATGAGTTCCCATCCCCTCTTGAAAGTTGACATTTCTGAACTCAGCGTTGCAGAACGTATCCAACTTGCTGAAGATTTATGGAATAGTATCTTAGAACAGCAAGAGGAATTTCCCCTGAGTGAAACCCAACGACAAGAACTAGATCGACGGTTAGAAAATTACCAGAAAAACCATGCAAATGGTTCTACTTGGGAAGAGGTTAAAAAACGCTTAGGCTTCTCTGAATGA
- a CDS encoding type II toxin-antitoxin system PrlF family antitoxin — protein sequence MAVKIAPCSESTLTDRYQTTVPDAVRKVLGLKKRDKICYTIQSDGQVVISRAEQMESDPVLGKFLNFLARDMENNPQHLKAISSDLVNRVQSLVSEVDVDLDAPLSDEDE from the coding sequence ATGGCTGTAAAAATAGCCCCATGCTCAGAATCTACCCTTACTGATCGTTATCAAACTACAGTCCCTGATGCCGTTCGTAAAGTCCTTGGTTTGAAAAAGCGTGATAAAATCTGCTACACCATCCAGTCTGACGGACAAGTGGTAATTTCTCGCGCTGAACAGATGGAAAGCGACCCTGTATTGGGGAAGTTTTTGAATTTTCTAGCACGAGATATGGAAAATAACCCTCAGCACTTAAAAGCAATTAGCTCAGATTTAGTCAACCGTGTTCAGTCCTTGGTATCTGAAGTTGATGTTGATCTTGATGCACCACTATCGGACGAGGATGAATAA